The Lathyrus oleraceus cultivar Zhongwan6 chromosome 5, CAAS_Psat_ZW6_1.0, whole genome shotgun sequence genome includes the window CACTTCATTCCGTTGCAAAAGAGAGTACTCACTTGGTGTTATTTTGTTTTCCTTCCACTCTTGACTATACTATAAATAATTGTTGTTTACAAAGTTGCTTCTGAGGTGTTCGATGAAATGCACTAGTTAAATGAATCACTAATGATCATGTATTTTTGTAAGTACACCCTGTAACTTTTTTGCTCTGTTCAATTTCAATGTGTTCTTGGTGTTTTTGTATTCTTTGTAATTACCAATGATCATTTTTATAGTTCACAAAGCTgcttttgatgtgtttgatgAAATGCAGCAGTTAAATGAATCGCTAACGATCATATGTTAGTTGCATGACATGGAGAAATCACATTTATGACCTATGAAACATAATTGATTTAGAGTACTATTTTATAAAGTATTTGAAATTCTGCTAATTTAGATTTGAGTTATACCGATTGTATTGTGTATTTTTGACTTAGATGATAACAACGATTTGATACACATGTTTGTTTCAGAACTCTTTTTTCTTACGATGACAAGCAAGACTGAACAGAACATTGAGATGGCTTCGAGAAAAGGGGTAAAACAAATTATGCAAGAGATGCTCTGGCTTCTAGTGCTCTGGTGAGTCCTAATTTCTTCAATCAGTGTAGTCAAATGGTTACCATTGTGGCACTATAGCATCATAGTGGAATTTAGAGAAACTGCTATTGTTTTGCAATACACAATTAAGTGCAAACTGTTGTCAAATTGCACTAAAGTAGTGCTATAGCACTATTGTGTAGCGGAATTCAAATGAAAATACTCCCTCAATCCCAAATTATAATTCACTTTGTCAAAAATATATGTCCCAAATTATAAGTCACTTTACAATTGTAATGCAAGATTAATGATTTTTTTCCAATATATCCTCCATCATTTATTACTATTTCTTTTTTCAATTCTTTAAATTTTTCTTTCATTTATAATAAATGAAGGACAATATTGTAAAGTCATGCATAATTTATCTTCCCATACAACAATCACTATGTTTCTTAATTTGCGTAAAAGATGTCAAACTTCTTATATTATAATTTGGAACACTTTTCTTAATTTGTGTAAAAGATTTCAAACTTCTTAGAGTATCTCCAGCGGTAGTTTTTCAACCCAGTTTGCCAGGGTGGAACAACAATGAGGGCAGTTTTTTCAGGGTTTAATGGTTGGAGTTCGCCAACATGGCAATGCCAGTGCTTCAGCATGCAACGgttattttctttttttctatttttttatttagAAAGTAGCCTGCTATTCCTTCATCATGCAACGGttactttttttttatttttatttttttatttagaaaGTAGCCGTTCAACGGctacttatttatttatttatttttaacatattttttattataaatataatTTTGGTTTCCAAAAATTTACCAACACAAATTTCTCTCACTTTTATTTTCtcttcaatttgaaatttctctctcacaatttcatcattttattcctatacttttaattttttttcaacaattttttCTCATTAGcattttttttacaaaatattTAACTCAAAATTTCATCTTTTTACTTCAAATTACAATTGTTTAGGCCAAATGGATCCTAATCATTTTCATTATCAACAAGCTTTTTTCAATTACATGCAAAATTATCAAAATCCTAATCCTCAAAATTCTCAAATTCCACCGGTGCCAACAAACCCCGCCATATTTCTTCCGTCACCAAACAATCCAAATATGTATCCTATACCTCAAATGAATTCTAATAGTATGGAATTCTCTACTCAAGTTCCACCATTTTCTACTCAAGTCCCACCATTTTCTACTCAAGTTGGTACTGAAAAAGAAGAAAGGGTTGTCGTTAAAAAAAGATCTCGAGAGCAATTTACAAGGGAAGAGGATATACTACTTATCCAATCATGGCTCAATGTTTCAAAGGATCCAATTGTGGGAGTTGATCAAAAGGCTGAGAGTTTTTGGTTAAGAATTGCTGCTAGTTATAACCAATATCGTGGGCAATTGCGGGAAAAGTTAGGGGGACAGTTAAAATGTCGACGGCATAGAATAAATGGCATGGTTCAAAAATTTGTTGGGTGTTACAAAATTGCTCTTAAAGAAAAGAAAAGTGGGACATCCGAGACCGATGTCATGGCAGATGCACATGCTATTTTTGCTCAGGATCAAGGTACAATATTCAATCTTGAGTATGCATGGCGATTGTTAAAAGATGAAGCTAAATGGCGCATCGTCGAAGAATCGATTGGAAGTTCTGCAAAAATAACAAAGACTTATGCTAGTGGGGCATCATCGGAGAACCCAGATACAACTTCAAGTTATGAGTTTAACTCATCATCACCAATGGAGCGTCCAATGGGACAAAAAGCAGCAAAAAGGAAGGGTAAGGCATCAGAAATTCCAAATGCAACGCAAGATGCAAAGAATAAAAGAGCAATAACAATGGACAGACTTGCGCAAGCTAAGGAGGACGAGCTAGAATTAAGGGTAGTGCAAATGATGATGAAAGACACTTCTACTATGAACGATAGTCAACGAGATATTCGTGAAAAATATTGTAATAagatgaaaaaaaaatatggaatGTAGTTAGTATCACTTATGTAAAATGGTCATTAGTACCACTTTAATTTATCAACACCTATGTAAAATGGTCATTAGTACCACTTTAATTTAAACTAGCCGTTATTCAAACTACCACTTTAATTTAAACTAGCCGTTATTCAAACTAGCCGTTATTCAAACCATTATATATACTACCACTTATGTCATTGTTCTCTCATTCTCATCTTATTCTTCTCATTTTTCTCTCATTCTTTACTCACTAAATGGATTCAGACAATTCAGATAATTACGATCAAGAATTTTGGGAGTTGGTTGAAGAAGAATTTATGGACGACAGTGATGaagaacaacaacttcagaaTGAACGTCGATCTGGAAGTTCCTCTAGGCCAAAGAGAAGAACAACGGTAGATCGAGGTCGTGAAGAAGGGCACAATCGATTATTCAATGACTACTTCTCGGAAAACCCAGTATACACAGATGTTCAATTCCGAAGAAGGTTCAGAATGCATAGACATGTATTTCTTCGAATTGTAGATGCCCTTGGAAATCATGATGAATATTTCCAAATGAGGGTCGATGCAACTGGTAAAATGAGTCTTTCACCATTGCAGAAATGTACATTTGCTATTCGTATGCTGGCGTATGGGTCTCCTGCTGACCTTGTAGACGAATATGTTCGAATCGGTGAAAGCACTTCAATTGAGTGCTTAGAAAGATTTGTTAAGGGTGTCAATGTTGTATTTGGCGCTGAGTATTTGAGAAAGCCTAACAACACTGATGTTGAACATCTTTTACAAATGGGAGAGTCACGTGGCTTTCCAGATATGTTGGGTTCCATCGATTGTATGCATTGGGTATGGAAAAATTGTCCTGTTGCATGGAAAGGACAATTTTGTCGAGGTGATCATGGTAAGCCCATAATCATGCTTGAAGCAGTGGCATCACAAGACTTATGGATTTGGCATGCTTTTTTTGGTATTGCAGGTTCAAACAATGACATTAATGTGCTAAACCAATCCAACGTGTTTAACGATATTTTGGAAGGACGTGCTCCCAATGCGCAATATACAATCAATGGGACACCATATAATATGGGGTATTATTTAGCAGATGGTATATATCCCGAGTGGGCTACATTTGTCAAGACTATTTCAATGCCACAGGgagaaaagaaaaaattatttGCTCAACATCAAGAATCGGCTAGAAAAGATGTGGAGCGAGTATTTGGAGTGCTTCAATCTCGATTTGCAATTATACGTGGCCCAGCGCGTGCCTGGCACATGGACACTCTCAAGCATACCATATATGCCTGCATCATATTGCACAACATGATTGTGGAAGATGAGCGACATACATATGGAGGTAATTTTGATTACTCTTATGATAATGTGGATATCAATAACTCAACAACTGAAACATTTAGCGGTCCTCATCCGAATCTTGCAACAAGACTACAAAGAAGAGCAAGTATTCAAGAAAAACAAGTTCATCGTAAACTTCAAGGAGATCTAGTCGAATATATTTGGGAACGTTTAGGacatgaagatgatgaaatttaAGTTTGATTAATTATGtgatgttatttatttttattgtttttaattataTATCATGTATTTGAGATTAATTTTAATTATCattttaaattataaatttaatttaaattttttttattttatatcaaatttaatttaaaacactaaaattattattttaattaatataaaatttaatatgaataaaatattaatatataaaataaagTTGTGAGATCCAATCTGAGTTCTTCAGAGTTGCACCATTGGAGTGAAAAAATAGTTGAGTTGCTTCAAGCTGACGTGGCTTAATAGGTCCCACAAAGAACCCAAAAATGGGTTCACGGTTGGAGACGCTCTTATAATTTGAGGTTGTTTCTTAATTTGCGTAAAAGATGTCAAACTTCTTATAATTTGGGATGGAGGGGGTAAGAGTGTGCAGAATATAGATAATCATGATGGAAAAGTGATTTACAAGCCATACAGACTAAATATAATCTAGAAAGTAACTCAAAAAATACAATCAAGAAAACATGGTTAAGTTGCACAATCTTCATTTATTTGAACTCTTATGGCTTTCAGTTTCCTCATGTGAATCTCACTTGACATTCAAAGGATGATAAACAAAACGCAACAGTAAAAGATCATCTTTTCTTCTCACCGAAATTCCGAATTGCTCTGTCATGTCCAGTTCTTCACTTTTGGTTCCAATTGGTAGCTTCCAGTCAAAATGATACAACAACATTGCAAGGGTAAGGTCAATATTTCTCAAACCAAATGTGCTCCCTGGGCATATTCTTCTTCCAGCACCAAAAGGAATGTACTCAAAATTACTCCCTTTATAGTCAATAGTGCTGCCAATGAATCTCTCCGGATAAAACCTCTCTGGCTCAGTCCAGTAGTTCGGGTCTCTTGCAATTGCCCAAGCATTGACTATCACCTTACTCTTAATCGGTATATGATAGCCATTTATCTCACATGCTTGACCACATTCTCTTGGTAGCAAAAGTGGTACTGGAGGGTGTAATCTCAGTGTTTCTTTAACAACTGATTTCAAATAATTTAGTTCATTCATGCAATTTTCATCAACCCTTCCTTTCGTTTTGAAAACCTCTCTTACCTCAGCTTGTGCTTTCTTCATTATTCTTGGATCCCTTATCATTTCTGCCATGGCCCAATCTATGGTGCTTGATGATGTGTCACCTCCAGCACCAAACATATCCTGAAAAGTAGCTATCAATAAGATCAAGACAACTTGTAGATAGCATCTAATGCTACAAAGTAGAGAAATCATGTGCCAAATATTTCATGTGGAGCTACAAAGTAAACTCGTTTTTTTTCTTCGAAGTATTTTGGATGAGGTTAATACACTTACCTGGATTATGGCCTTGACATTGTTTCTTGTTAAGGAAAAATCCTTGTTGCTACCATCTTCATATTTTAAGAGAACGTCTACCAGATCTTCTTCTACTTCACCTTGATCATCTTTGTCTTTCGTGTACTTTGCCTCTTTATGTTCATTGATGATATTTTCTAATATCTGATCAGTTTGGCGATGAAACCTCTCAAGCTTAGGCCTCAACCCAGTAACATGCTGTAGCCATTTAGCAGAAGGAAACAATTCTCCCAAGTCAAAACCTGCTGCAACCTTTATTGATTCTTTTATCACTGATATAAATTCTTCTTGGTCTTTGCATTTATCACCGAAGGCGGACCTCGAAACAATAGTGTATATTGAAGAAATTAAAGCTTCACTGAGGTTGATTGGTGATCCATTCTGTGAGGAAATCCATTTGACAAGATCGGAAAGCACAACTTCTCGAATTGGTTGGAATGAGTTGACCCTTTTTAGGCTTAAAAGCTCCAATGTGCAGATTTTTCGTAGCTGTCTCCAGTATAATTATGGAGCAAAAGCTATATTTGTGGAATTGTAAGCCAATATTTCAGTAGCTAGGAGTCGAGGCCTTGTTGCAAAGTTAATATCATGGGTTTTCATCACCTCTTTGGCATACTCCGGCGATGAAATGACAATAGTAGAAACCTCTCCAAGTTGAAGATGCATTACGGATCCATATTTTTTTGCCAAGTCTCTTAATTTCCGATGGGGTTGAGAGCTTAACAGATTATGTATATTTCCTATAATAGGTAGCTCTCTAGGTCCTGGTGGTATGTTATAAGTTGGATAACTTTTCTTCTTCATTATCTTTTGAACCATAAGGGTTAAGAGGACAAAGGAGAAAAGACATGCAAAGTAGAGGATTAACAGAGCCATGTTTGTTTCTTCTCCAAATGGTTGTATATCTACCTTTTAACAGGTTAAACCTGAATTATTAGTACATATGTAAAAGTTACATCGTGTCCAATGGAATCATTGTTTAATCTCTATAGAATAGTTAGAAATTGATGCCCCTTTGTCCATCAATAATACTGACAAAATTGGTAGTTTGTACATGTGCAAGCAAACAAATACTGGAGtacataatttttaatattttcaacaaaatGAAAAATACACGACTTCCCATTTAGGTGGTTGACTCATTGGTATTAATTATATTATTACTGATGTGATGCTGTAAGCAATGCTTCATTTTTGTAATAGCGAATAGTTTTTCGAGCAACTTGAGATTTgtctttgtctttctattttgttGGGCACGTTGTTATTTGTTAACCGTGTTGCTGTAGCAACACATTTTTCTTCTAAAAAAAACCCTACTTGTCTGATCGATTTTATATTTCTTGGAATTGGGAATAAAATATATTGTTTTGAATATTCAATTGATTCTACATTTTCTGGTTTAAACTTCCAGAATAATGTCTAAATATGTATCATGACTTACAACATTGAAGTAAGTTTTACATAAAAGATCATCTTTTCTTTTAATCTTGGCTCTAAATTCCTTGTCACGTTCAATTCTTCACTTCTGATTTCTTTGTCAATTAATTTCAAATAATTGAGTTCATTGATTGTTGTTCTAATTGTTTTGTAAATGTagctgtaagatcccaattttgactctaagatccctcatataatttcatcatatgcattagcattgggatcatactttggcatcctccttaccccctctctcattgggtttattttgggagagatcaccaagcaccatgtgattgtatcatacttgtattttatcatttcactaatcaaaataccaaaaatatgcctttgtatttgcctaactcttttgtaggtagggcatgatcatcaaaattcatcaagttcacacctagggtttaagaccctcatggctaaaagcacaatcaaggattgatccacaatgtccCAAAGCAccatatatgagtcccaatgatctctacatgttatattgatcaagttttcttcaagagtttggaggtgatttgccttggaaaccctagtttgtttGGGTATGTTGAGTAACTTCTACAACAAGCTTCCTCattaattgatcaaatttct containing:
- the LOC127080747 gene encoding uncharacterized protein LOC127080747: MDSDNSDNYDQEFWELVEEEFMDDSDEEQQLQNERRSGSSSRPKRRTTVDRGREEGHNRLFNDYFSENPVYTDVQFRRRFRMHRHVFLRIVDALGNHDEYFQMRVDATGKMSLSPLQKCTFAIRMLAYGSPADLVDEYVRIGESTSIECLERFVKGVNVVFGAEYLRKPNNTDVEHLLQMGESRGFPDMLGSIDCMHWVWKNCPVAWKGQFCRGDHGKPIIMLEAVASQDLWIWHAFFGIAGSNNDINVLNQSNVFNDILEGRAPNAQYTINGTPYNMGYYLADGIYPEWATFVKTISMPQGEKKKLFAQHQESARKDVERVFGVLQSRFAIIRGPARAWHMDTLKHTIYACIILHNMIVEDERHTYGGNFDYSYDNVDINNSTTETFSGPHPNLATRLQRRASIQEKQVHRKLQGDLVEYIWERLGHEDDEI
- the LOC127084764 gene encoding glutathione S-transferase T3-like, whose translation is MDPNHFHYQQAFFNYMQNYQNPNPQNSQIPPVPTNPAIFLPSPNNPNMYPIPQMNSNSMEFSTQVPPFSTQVPPFSTQVGTEKEERVVVKKRSREQFTREEDILLIQSWLNVSKDPIVGVDQKAESFWLRIAASYNQYRGQLREKLGGQLKCRRHRINGMVQKFVGCYKIALKEKKSGTSETDVMADAHAIFAQDQGTIFNLEYAWRLLKDEAKWRIVEESIGSSAKITKTYASGASSENPDTTSSYEFNSSSPMERPMGQKAAKRKGKASEIPNATQDAKNKRAITMDRLAQAKEDELELRVVQMMMKDTSTMNDSQRDIREKYCNKMKKKYGM